The genomic interval TAATTTCCTTATCATCTTTAATAACTCGATGCTCATTTAAGATATCTTCAACCGAAACAAATTCAGAAACATTCACAATTTTTTTCATATTTTCAATTCTATTATAAGATGTAACCTCTTTTTCAATCGCCATCTTATGCACAGATTGAATTTGTCGTTTACCAAGTGCTTTATGTATTAAATCCCAGGGATTTTCATGATCACCGTACCCAATGATTTCTTGCTGCCAACCAGCCTCTTTCGCCTGACCTGCTTCCATTTGTGGACAAATAAAAAATGGCTCATTATTTTTAAATAAAAATAAGCCCATTAATCTCTCGTGCGGGTCTGTATAAAAATTCGTTAAATAAAAAACATTTTCTTTTGATTGAATAAAACACATTTCAATTGATTGATCATCTAGCCAACTTGTAAGTTTTGCAAGTCTTTTTTCCATTTTCCCACTACCCTTCTAACTATAGTACTATAATGATATCATATCTCGATTTTGTAGGATCAATTTATTAAAAATCACTACTAGATTCTATTTTTTCAAGTATAATAAAGTATATGGATTAATAAATTGAAGGCCAAAAACGTGCACCATCAGTCTTCTCGAAATCGTCTGATTAGGACGTCCTCATGTCCTTTGTCTGATTTTAACGAAAAGCAGGTATCCCTTTTATCCTAATAACTATCACTTATTCCTGAGGGCAAAAAAAGGGATCGTTTATTTAGTTACATATGAAATATTGGCAAAGTAGATTTTCGATTTTTTAACATCTCCATAAACTTCATTTTCTTCCTACTAAGGAGTTGTTGTTCGTGCTTCAATGGTTAAAACATAAGTTGGTACCAATGCTATGTATTATTGGAATCCTTGCCCCAATTATCGGGATGATCTTGATTGATACTTTTTATTTTAGTACTGTTTTCGGTTGGATCATTGGTTTTTGCTGTTTTGTTATCTCTTACATTATTGTAAGCAAAAGACCTGATGAAGAAGAAACATCATCAACATCTTCTCCCAGTGAAAATCGAGTTGGAGGGGGTGGTTAACCCCCAAACCTCTCACACCACCATACGTAACGTTCGGTTTACGGCGGTTCAATTAAGTCCGACGTAAAATTTAAATCTATGATATAAACTTTTAAGTCCTCGATTATTCCAATAGGAATTATTGGGGGTTTTGTGTAGAATTGGACTACAGACTTTTTCTTACCCATTCATAAAATTTTTTATATTTACTTGGTGTATCCGCTAAATCTCTGCCTCCACCCTTTTGAAGGCCCCCGATGGAATTCACCACTTCCTCCTTCAAGTAAGTCCTTTGGCATTGTCTGCTTCTGCACAAGAATTGTATGCCTTGTTCTCGTTCTTCCTAATGTTCAGTCATCCCTTACCTTCTCGAGTTAGGTAAAGTACTATGACCTCTGCTGACTTCTGCTGTTCAGCTATCTATCACTAAATAGGTTAGCAAGTGTACAAGGCTTTACAATCAGACCTCCTATAAGAGTACAACCTTTCCATCTATCTATCTATTTCATTTACTCTCTACCACCTTCGGCAAAAGGGACTTAGTTTTGTATGCAAACTCATCCAATGTATCTAACCTTATATGAAGTGCGTGTCCCTCAGATCTGAGTTTGCCGGCCGCTTCCTTAAGATTCCGCAAAACCGCGGACACCCCCGCGTTGAGCTACTGTTACTTCTGCCTTCACAGTTCGGGACTTTCACCCAAAAAATTGCACCCATGCTGGGCACACCATTAAAAAGGACTGATGTTATTCCATCAGTCCTTTTACAACAATAATAATTTAAGTTTTTATTGCTCTTATCACATAAACTCTGCTACAAGTTTGTTAAATTCTTCTTCATTAATTGTTAACTCAGCTTCTGATAACGGTTTTTCGCTATAGCCATTAATTTGTTCTTGATATGATTTTTGTTCAGTATTTTGATAAATTAATCCTGTTACTAAGCCGTTATGTTTCATAAGAGTTTGCATAGCAATTTCCTTATTACTCGCATCATACCCGTCAACATTCGCAAGTTTTGTTAAATTTTCTTTAAACCAGTCATAAGTATTAACCTTATTGTATGTGACACAAGGACTGAATACATTAATCAAGGAGAAACCTTTATGATTAATACCAGCTTCAATAAGTGCTGTTAAATCTTTCAAATCTGTTGAAAAACTTTGTGCAACAAAAGTGGCTCCTGCTGTTAATGCCATCTCCATAACAGATAAAGCAGATTCGATTGATCCATTTGGAG from Metabacillus sediminilitoris carries:
- a CDS encoding 2-oxoacid:ferredoxin oxidoreductase subunit beta, coding for MATTFKDFRNNIKPNWCPGCGDFSVQAAIQRAAANVGLTPDQLAVISGIGCSGRISGYIHSYGFHGIHGRSLPIAQGVKMANRDLTVIASGGDGDGFAIGMGHTIHAIRRNIDITYIVMDNQIYGLTKGQTSPRSDVGFVTKSTPNGSIESALSVMEMALTAGATFVAQSFSTDLKDLTALIEAGINHKGFSLINVFSPCVTYNKVNTYDWFKENLTKLANVDGYDASNKEIAMQTLMKHNGLVTGLIYQNTEQKSYQEQINGYSEKPLSEAELTINEEEFNKLVAEFM